From the genome of Vicia villosa cultivar HV-30 ecotype Madison, WI linkage group LG2, Vvil1.0, whole genome shotgun sequence, one region includes:
- the LOC131649035 gene encoding uncharacterized protein LOC131649035 — MSQASYMSTSNCASRRREVCCFCDLDSPLTTSSTTGNLGRRFNGCGLFKLHGRKGCNFFSWYDVEISVRAKEVILSLMKRIDELKQKDNTKLKQDEDLRKKLKFWQGLFVASVVVIIGLIGFVSLKN; from the exons ATGTCACAAGCTAGTTACATGTCGACCTCTAACTGTGCGTCACGAAGAAGAGAAGTTTGTTGCTTCTGTGACCTTGACTCACCTCTCACTACTTCATCGACGACTGGGAATCTTGGGAGGAGGTTTAATGGGTGTGGGTTATTCAAG TTGCATGGAAGAAAGGGATGTAATTTCTTTAGTTGGTATGATGTCGAAATTTCTGTTCGTGCAAAGGAGGTTATTTTGTCACTAATGAAGAGAATTGATGAACTTAAGCAGAAGGACAATACAAAGTTGAAACAAGATGAGGATTTGAGGAAGAAGCTAAAGTTTTGGCAAGGATTGTTTGTTGCATCTGTTGTGGTCATAATAGGATTGATCGGTTTTGTCAGCTTGAAGAATTGA